The genomic region CGGCGGACGAAATCGCCAAGCTGGATCCCAAGCCCGGCCTCCGGTACGCGGATGCGTCGGAATCCTACGTGATCCCGGATCTCACGGTGGAGAAGGTCGAGGGGCGGTATCGCGTCTCGCACGCCGACACGTCGCTGCCGCGGCTGAAGCTCTCGCCCGTCTACCGGGACGTGGCCGCGGATCGCGCCCGCTTCGAGGGCGAAAGCAGGGCGTTCATCTCTGAGAGGCTCAACAGCGCCCGGTGGCTGATCCAGGCGATCGAGCAGCGCCGGCAGACGATGCTGAAGGTGATGGACTTCATCGTCGAGCGGCAGCGCGACTTCTTCGAGAAGGGGGCCGAGCACCTGCGGCCGCTCACGCTTCGCGATGTGGCGAAGCACATCGAGATGCACGAGTCCACCGTCTCTCGCGTCACCAACGGCAAGTACGTCCAGACGCCGCGCGGACTCTATCCGCTCAAGTTCTTCTTTTCGGGCGGCTATTCGACCCTCGGGGGAGAAGATCTGTCGGCGGAAGGCGTGCGCGCCCGGATCCGCAAGCTGGTGGCGGAGGAGGACCCGACGGCGCCGCTCAGCGACCACGAGATCACCGCCCGCCTGCAGGAGGAGGGCGTTCGGATCGCGCGCCGCACGGTGGCGAAGTACCGCGACCGGCTCGGGATCCTCTCGGCGCGGCTGCGCAGGCGCGTATGAGCGATCCGAGAATCTCGGTGCTCGTCCCGGCGTACGACGAAGCCGAGAACATGCCCGAGCTGTTCGCGGAACTCGCGGCGACGTTCGCGAAGCACGATCTCGCGGCGGAAGTCGTCCTGGTCGACGATGGTTCGGGCGACGGGACGGCCGAAGCCGCCGAGGCGGCGGCCAAGCGGGCGGGGCTGGGCGGTGGGGCCGTCGTGCTGCGGCATCGGGCGAACCGGGGCAAGACGGAGGCGATGCTCACGGCCGCCGCGGCCGCGCGCGGCGAGCTTCTCGTCCTCTTCGACGCCGATCTGCAACACTCCACAGAGGAGATTCCGCGCTTCGCGGCGAAGCTGGACGAGGGGTACGACCTCGTCGCCGGCCGCAAGGTGGGGCGCTACGAGAAGCGCTTCACGTCGTCCATCTACAACCGGCTCGCGCGCGCGATCTTCAAGGTGCCCGTGCGCGATCTCAACTCGATGAAGGCCTTCCGGGCCGACGTCCTCACGGGCCTCCGGTTGCGGCACGACTGGCACCGCTATTTCGTCGTGCTCGCCCATGCCCGGGGATACCGGCTCGGCGAGCTGGACATCGACCTTCTCCCGCGGCGGCACGGCGAGCCCAAGTTCTCGGGGCGGCGGCGAATCCTGATCGGGATGCTGGACATGGTGTCGGTGTGGTTCCAGCTCGTGTTCGGGCGCAAGCCGCTGCTCTTCTTCGGTACGAGCGGCCTGGCTCTGATCGCGGCGGGCTGCGTCACGGGGCTGACGGCGCTGGTCCTGCGCTTCTGGTTCGGCCTCGGGTATCGTCCGCTCCTCACGCTCGTCGTTCTCCTCGTCGTGGGAGGCCTTCTCCTCTTCATCCTCGGCTTCCTCGCGGAGACGATGGCGCAACTGCGCGACGAGATCGAGGATCTGAAGCGCGGCGGGTCCGGTTGACCGTGAGTGCCCCGCGGAAGGACAACTTCAACCTTGTCGCCGCGGGCCTGGCACTCCTCCATTTCCTGCTGGGGTTGGTCGTCTTCGAACCCACGCTCTTTCCCGGTGGCGACAACGCCGCCTACCTCATCCTCGGGGAGGCGCTGAGGACCGGAGAGGGGTACCGCGACCTCTACCTGCCGGGGACGCCGCTGCACGACAAGTATCCGCCCCTCCTGCCGTCACTGCTTGCGCTGTCGGGCTGGGTCGGCGGCGTCATCGTGGCCAAGGTGCTCATGCTGGCCTTCACGTCGGGTGTCGTCTGGGTCACGGCGCACTTCGGGCGGCGGTGGGCGGGGAAGGGGCCCGCCCTCGCGGCCGCGGGTGTGCTGGCCGTCAACCCGACGCTGCTGGAGTACGGCCACTACATCCTCAGCGAAGCGCCGTTCACGCTGTTCGTCACGCTGGCACTCTGGATGGCCCTGCGCGGGGACAGGAAGAGCGTCGTGTTCGCGCTGGTCGCCGCAGCGTTGGCCTTCATGACCCGGACCGCCGGCCTCGCCCTGCTCGTCGCGTTGCCGCTGGCCTGGCTTCTCGAGGGACGCCGGGTCCGCGCGCTGGGGGCGGCGGGGGCCGCTGCCGCGGTCATCGGGGGGTGGGTGCTCTATCAGCGGTGGGTTGCGCCGGGCCGGGGCGGATACCTGGCCGAACTCCTGCTCGCCAACCCCTACGACGCCGGGGCGGGGAGCGTGGAGGTGGGCGGCCTGGTGGTCCGCGCCGCCGAGAACTCCTGGCGCTACGTGGAGTCCGTGCTTCCGCAGACGCTCGCCGGCCCGGGCACCCTCAGCGGGGCGGGCGGTGTCTCCATAGCCCTCGGCCTCGCGGTTGCAGCCGCGGCTCTGGCGGGATGGGCGCTGCGAGCGCGCGAAGGTTTGCGGCCGGTCGAGGTGTTCGCCTTTCTGTACACGGGCATCATCCTGACCTGGCCGACCGCGTGGACGGATCGCCGCTTCCTGCTCCCCCTCCTGCCGGTATTGCTCGTTTTTGCCTTCGTGGCCGTCTGGCGGCTGGCGTCTCCTTCCCGGGCGTGGATCGGCTGGGCGGCCGCC from Candidatus Palauibacter australiensis harbors:
- a CDS encoding glycosyltransferase, with product MSDPRISVLVPAYDEAENMPELFAELAATFAKHDLAAEVVLVDDGSGDGTAEAAEAAAKRAGLGGGAVVLRHRANRGKTEAMLTAAAAARGELLVLFDADLQHSTEEIPRFAAKLDEGYDLVAGRKVGRYEKRFTSSIYNRLARAIFKVPVRDLNSMKAFRADVLTGLRLRHDWHRYFVVLAHARGYRLGELDIDLLPRRHGEPKFSGRRRILIGMLDMVSVWFQLVFGRKPLLFFGTSGLALIAAGCVTGLTALVLRFWFGLGYRPLLTLVVLLVVGGLLLFILGFLAETMAQLRDEIEDLKRGGSG